The following proteins are encoded in a genomic region of Candidatus Diapherotrites archaeon:
- a CDS encoding 30S ribosomal protein S8e → MTQWHLKSEKKSTGGRRTSNRRSDKILAWKGGDFTATTVDAEKDERKVKSGIGSTTKVKQKKAKTASVIDKATKKALKAEIVSVVENAANRHYVRRNTITKNAVIVVKINGEERKARVTSRPGQSGEVQAVLI, encoded by the coding sequence ATGACACAATGGCATTTGAAGTCAGAAAAGAAGTCCACCGGCGGAAGGCGCACGTCCAACCGCAGGAGCGACAAGATTCTCGCTTGGAAGGGCGGCGACTTCACGGCAACAACCGTTGACGCCGAAAAAGACGAGAGAAAAGTAAAGAGCGGCATTGGCAGCACAACCAAGGTCAAGCAGAAAAAGGCGAAAACCGCAAGCGTGATCGACAAGGCGACGAAAAAGGCGCTGAAGGCCGAAATCGTTTCAGTGGTGGAAAACGCGGCGAACAGGCACTATGTCAGGAGAAACACCATAACCAAAAACGCGGTAATAGTCGTCAAGATCAACGGCGAAGAGAGAAAGGCGCGCGTAACGTCAAGGCCGGGCCAAAGCGGCGAAGTGCAGGCAGTTCTGATATGA
- a CDS encoding matrixin family metalloprotease, with protein MKNRLIIGLFLALTLLMATALAGKPNLTPALANVNPSKGQAEVVIPENAVEVAPGIFSIGTAVSNGKTVEGLAFVDYVKGFARGGKGGTGASSCYGFLARGAKWKTVEPYVVNPDNTSGVDTALIATNLAANIAKWETAAGKDILGEGSVTTETLAADTTSPDNQNEMYFGSISEPGAIAVTIVWGIFGGPPQTRELVEWDQVYDQADYAWSATGEAGKMDFENIATHELGHSVGLSDLYESTCAEQTMYGYADYGETKKRTLEAGDIKGIQELYK; from the coding sequence ATGAAAAATAGGTTAATTATAGGGCTATTTCTGGCATTAACGCTGCTCATGGCCACTGCACTGGCGGGCAAACCAAACCTTACGCCTGCTCTGGCAAACGTCAATCCTTCTAAGGGCCAAGCAGAAGTCGTTATCCCAGAAAATGCCGTGGAGGTTGCTCCGGGCATTTTCAGCATTGGAACAGCGGTCAGCAATGGCAAAACAGTTGAAGGACTTGCATTTGTTGACTATGTGAAAGGCTTTGCAAGAGGCGGAAAGGGCGGCACGGGTGCAAGTTCCTGTTATGGCTTCCTTGCAAGAGGCGCAAAGTGGAAAACAGTAGAGCCATATGTAGTGAATCCGGACAACACTTCAGGCGTTGACACGGCACTTATTGCGACAAACCTTGCCGCAAATATCGCCAAATGGGAAACTGCAGCAGGGAAGGACATACTCGGAGAAGGAAGCGTAACAACGGAAACTCTTGCGGCTGATACCACGAGCCCGGATAACCAGAATGAAATGTACTTTGGCAGCATCAGCGAGCCTGGGGCAATAGCCGTCACAATAGTATGGGGCATATTCGGGGGACCGCCACAGACAAGAGAGCTTGTGGAATGGGACCAAGTATATGACCAAGCGGACTATGCCTGGTCTGCAACAGGCGAAGCAGGAAAAATGGACTTTGAAAACATCGCAACACACGAATTGGGCCACAGCGTAGGCTTGAGCGACCTCTATGAAAGCACGTGCGCTGAACAGACGATGTACGGCTATGCCGACTATGGCGAAACCAAGAAAAGAACTCTTGAAGCAGGCGACATAAAAGGCATCCAAGAGTTATACAAATGA
- a CDS encoding transcription initiation factor IIB, which yields MAENKCPECGSDKVLHDAERGELVCQSCGLVIESDDVDFGKEWRSFDSDQFEKRARTGSPMKYVKLNKGLVTMIDRRGTDLRGNKLSSKSRAQMYRLIKWHKRASISSSMQRNLSIALTELRRVASYLNIPESLVEAAALLYRKTVKKGLIRGRLIEAVVAAVLYTVCRTYHVPRTLNEMAEASGLTKKEIGRTYRFLVRELRLDVPLTNPIHYIPRFAAELNLSGEVQEEGRKILEEAIKKGLISGRGPTGVAAAAVYIAGLLKGERRTQKEVANVAGVTEVTIRNRYRELKKRLDIDVAA from the coding sequence ATGGCTGAAAACAAGTGTCCTGAATGCGGCAGCGACAAGGTCCTGCACGACGCCGAGAGGGGCGAACTGGTCTGCCAGAGCTGCGGCCTCGTCATAGAATCCGACGACGTCGACTTCGGCAAGGAGTGGAGAAGTTTTGACTCCGACCAGTTCGAGAAAAGGGCGCGCACAGGCAGCCCAATGAAATACGTCAAGCTGAACAAGGGCCTTGTAACGATGATTGACAGGCGCGGAACAGACCTGCGCGGAAACAAGCTTTCAAGCAAGAGCCGCGCGCAAATGTACCGCCTTATCAAGTGGCACAAGCGCGCAAGCATAAGCTCAAGCATGCAGCGCAACCTCTCAATCGCGCTGACCGAGCTCAGAAGGGTTGCAAGCTATTTGAACATCCCAGAATCTTTGGTTGAAGCGGCGGCATTGCTGTACAGGAAAACAGTCAAAAAGGGCCTCATAAGGGGAAGGCTCATTGAAGCTGTTGTCGCTGCAGTGCTTTACACCGTGTGCAGGACATACCACGTGCCAAGGACGCTTAACGAGATGGCTGAAGCAAGCGGCCTGACGAAAAAGGAAATCGGCCGCACGTACAGGTTTCTGGTGCGCGAATTGAGGCTTGACGTTCCGCTGACAAACCCAATTCACTACATTCCAAGGTTTGCAGCAGAACTCAACCTTTCCGGCGAAGTCCAGGAGGAAGGCAGAAAGATCCTGGAAGAGGCAATCAAGAAAGGCCTCATCTCCGGAAGAGGGCCGACCGGCGTCGCGGCAGCCGCAGTCTACATTGCGGGGCTGCTGAAAGGCGAGCGCAGGACGCAAAAAGAGGTTGCGAACGTCGCGGGCGTGACGGAAGTCACGATAAGGAACAGGTACCGCGAGCTCAAGAAGCGCCTGGACATAGACGTCGCGGCATGA
- a CDS encoding carotenoid biosynthesis protein: protein MPGLAFVAYELLWFAIFAFALVHSAKKYGKGRTAAFFAPAVFWGFLLEFASQEIFARYHYGSGFLVYALNVPLCISLAWAALIYFGYVFASHDLKIKNPLKAGVAAAIPLAAMDFFLFEPLAKIFGYWVWTPESVWFGSPLGNLYGWFFVVVLYVAVFVYLESMRGGWKKRLALNFALILPRLMVLIAILQAWANLFGSL, encoded by the coding sequence ATGCCAGGCCTTGCCTTTGTCGCATACGAGCTGTTGTGGTTCGCAATTTTTGCCTTCGCTCTCGTGCATTCTGCCAAAAAATACGGGAAGGGCCGGACTGCAGCATTTTTTGCGCCCGCAGTATTCTGGGGCTTCCTGCTCGAATTCGCGTCGCAGGAAATTTTCGCAAGATACCATTATGGCAGCGGCTTTCTGGTTTATGCCCTCAACGTCCCGCTTTGCATTTCCCTTGCCTGGGCAGCCCTCATTTATTTCGGATACGTTTTTGCAAGCCACGACCTCAAAATAAAAAACCCGCTCAAAGCAGGCGTTGCCGCTGCAATCCCCCTCGCCGCAATGGACTTTTTCCTGTTCGAGCCGCTTGCAAAAATCTTCGGCTACTGGGTTTGGACTCCGGAAAGCGTCTGGTTCGGCTCGCCGCTCGGAAACCTCTACGGATGGTTTTTCGTGGTGGTGCTGTATGTTGCAGTGTTCGTATACCTGGAATCAATGCGGGGCGGCTGGAAAAAAAGGCTCGCATTGAACTTTGCGCTGATATTGCCGAGGCTCATGGTCCTGATAGCCATCCTGCAGGCGTGGGCAAATCTTTTCGGCAGCCTTTAA
- a CDS encoding ribonuclease HII yields MLVCGVDEAGRGPVMGPMVIAAACIEKADEENLAKMGARDSKLLTRGQRDRLRKKIIDACIETAQVEISAEELDGLMSRHSLNEIEAMKIGQMLNGLKKKPELVIVDSPDTIAENFAKRLRKYVSFKTSIRAEHKADATNPIVSAASIIAKTRRDEAMDEISGKCGTDLGTGYPHDPKTIAFLEKNAEEKSLSEFVRKKWATTQNILDKKSQKKIFDY; encoded by the coding sequence ATGCTGGTTTGCGGGGTTGACGAAGCGGGCAGGGGCCCGGTCATGGGGCCCATGGTAATTGCCGCGGCGTGCATTGAAAAGGCCGACGAGGAAAACCTGGCTAAAATGGGGGCAAGGGACTCGAAGCTTTTGACCAGGGGCCAGCGCGACAGGCTGAGAAAAAAAATAATCGATGCCTGCATTGAAACCGCGCAGGTCGAAATCAGCGCGGAAGAGCTTGACGGGCTGATGTCAAGGCACAGCCTCAATGAAATCGAGGCCATGAAAATCGGGCAGATGCTCAACGGCCTCAAAAAAAAGCCGGAACTCGTGATCGTTGACAGCCCGGACACCATAGCGGAAAATTTCGCGAAAAGGCTCCGAAAATACGTTTCATTCAAAACATCCATCAGGGCCGAGCACAAGGCGGACGCGACAAACCCCATAGTCAGCGCTGCATCCATCATTGCAAAAACGAGGCGGGACGAGGCAATGGACGAAATCAGCGGAAAATGCGGCACGGATCTCGGAACCGGCTACCCGCACGACCCGAAAACAATCGCATTCCTTGAAAAAAACGCGGAGGAAAAAAGCCTGTCGGAATTCGTTAGGAAAAAGTGGGCGACAACGCAGAACATACTCGACAAAAAGAGCCAGAAAAAAATTTTCGACTATTGA
- the scpB gene encoding SMC-Scp complex subunit ScpB, which translates to MSKEMKIIEAALFMSPAPLSIAELQNIAGTADYSAVKSFCLELMQEFNERDSALEIIQVDDKFQMKVRREFDRNVASLASDNLFHKGMMKTLAFISFKQPVDQSTVIKYRNNKAYDHIARLLEEGFITKEPKGRTYVLRTTKKFLEQFGSSV; encoded by the coding sequence ATGTCAAAGGAAATGAAAATAATTGAAGCAGCCCTTTTCATGAGTCCCGCGCCATTGTCTATTGCGGAGCTGCAGAACATCGCCGGCACCGCAGACTATTCGGCGGTCAAATCCTTCTGCCTTGAGCTAATGCAGGAATTCAACGAGCGGGACTCCGCGCTTGAAATAATCCAGGTTGACGACAAGTTCCAGATGAAAGTGAGACGGGAATTTGACAGGAACGTCGCATCCCTCGCCTCGGACAATCTTTTCCACAAGGGCATGATGAAAACGCTTGCGTTCATTTCCTTCAAGCAGCCCGTGGACCAGAGCACTGTCATAAAATACAGGAACAACAAGGCCTACGACCACATTGCCAGGCTGCTGGAAGAAGGCTTCATCACAAAGGAGCCGAAAGGAAGAACTTACGTCCTGCGCACGACTAAAAAATTTTTGGAACAATTCGGCTCCTCGGTCTGA
- a CDS encoding Glu/Leu/Phe/Val dehydrogenase: MANGILFDGFGPEKVFEVYNAKAGMHGFVVIDNTALGPGKGGIRMTPSVSREEVFALARAMSWKNALAELPFGGAKSGIVADAKRLTPEKKDEIIRAFAEAVKPVVPSLYVAGPDISTTEHEMQVFSEAIGDRKACTGKPASMGGLPHELGSTGFGVFHATKIAAQHLGKRLNGMTFAVEGFGNVGWFASKFLTEAGAKLVSVSDSKGVLCDSAGIDFEALAKVKSETGSVVNYKPRHGNGCMDIVSAKADILITAAIPNLITATDVNAVNAKIIVEGSNIPMSVEMERILAGKGVLIVPDIVANAGGVISSYVEFIGGREKEMFALVEKKITKNTKTVLEHAASGKKLPRDAALEIAKERVLKACKTCKAD; encoded by the coding sequence GTGGCTAACGGGATACTGTTCGACGGGTTCGGCCCGGAAAAGGTTTTCGAGGTTTACAATGCAAAGGCGGGAATGCACGGCTTTGTCGTGATAGACAATACCGCGCTCGGGCCGGGCAAGGGCGGCATCCGCATGACTCCCTCAGTTTCAAGGGAAGAGGTTTTCGCGCTTGCAAGGGCGATGTCCTGGAAAAACGCGCTTGCCGAGCTGCCGTTCGGCGGGGCAAAATCCGGGATAGTCGCGGATGCCAAACGGCTCACGCCTGAAAAAAAGGATGAAATCATCCGGGCGTTCGCCGAAGCAGTGAAGCCGGTAGTGCCAAGCCTGTACGTTGCGGGTCCCGACATTTCCACTACGGAGCATGAAATGCAGGTTTTTTCCGAGGCCATCGGCGACAGGAAGGCTTGCACGGGCAAACCCGCTTCAATGGGCGGGCTGCCCCATGAACTCGGAAGCACGGGTTTCGGGGTTTTTCATGCGACAAAGATTGCCGCACAGCATCTTGGTAAACGCCTGAATGGCATGACTTTTGCAGTTGAAGGCTTCGGCAACGTGGGCTGGTTTGCCTCGAAGTTCCTGACCGAAGCCGGCGCAAAACTTGTCTCGGTTTCCGACAGCAAGGGCGTGTTGTGCGATTCCGCCGGCATCGATTTTGAGGCGCTTGCAAAGGTGAAGTCCGAAACCGGAAGCGTTGTCAATTACAAGCCCAGGCATGGAAACGGCTGCATGGACATTGTTTCAGCAAAGGCCGACATTCTGATAACCGCGGCGATCCCGAACCTTATAACTGCCACCGACGTCAATGCGGTCAACGCGAAAATAATCGTGGAAGGTTCCAACATTCCGATGTCAGTTGAAATGGAAAGGATTCTTGCCGGCAAAGGCGTCCTTATAGTGCCCGACATTGTTGCGAACGCGGGCGGCGTGATTTCATCCTACGTTGAATTCATCGGCGGCCGGGAAAAGGAAATGTTTGCGCTGGTCGAAAAGAAAATAACCAAAAACACGAAAACGGTTCTTGAGCACGCAGCTTCCGGGAAAAAGCTGCCCAGGGACGCGGCCCTTGAAATCGCCAAGGAAAGGGTTTTGAAGGCGTGCAAGACCTGCAAGGCCGACTGA
- a CDS encoding ferredoxin codes for MAKFRVEHDRPNCIGCAACAAVFPEGWEMNSDGKSDLIGAKGDNNMQFKEMDDLKNHMEAANSCPVNVIHVIENGKKLI; via the coding sequence ATGGCAAAATTCAGGGTGGAACACGACAGGCCCAACTGCATTGGCTGCGCTGCCTGCGCCGCGGTTTTCCCGGAAGGCTGGGAAATGAATTCTGACGGCAAGTCAGACCTCATCGGGGCCAAAGGCGACAACAACATGCAGTTCAAGGAAATGGATGATTTGAAGAACCACATGGAGGCCGCGAACTCGTGCCCGGTCAACGTAATCCATGTCATTGAGAACGGGAAAAAGCTCATCTGA